The following are encoded in a window of Thermoanaerobacter ethanolicus JW 200 genomic DNA:
- a CDS encoding ATP-binding protein, whose protein sequence is MVKNKELVIIEEWCKGCGICVEFCPVKVLELKNGKVRLIDADKCTKCGLCELRCPDFAIYLEVKE, encoded by the coding sequence TTGGTAAAAAATAAAGAGCTCGTAATAATAGAAGAATGGTGCAAAGGCTGCGGCATTTGTGTAGAATTTTGTCCTGTTAAAGTATTGGAACTAAAAAATGGTAAAGTTAGACTAATAGATGCGGATAAATGCACTAAATGCGGCCTTTGCGAGCTTCGGTGTCCTGATTTTGCCATATATTTAGAGGTGAAAGAATGA
- the surE gene encoding 5'/3'-nucleotidase SurE, with amino-acid sequence MKILLTNDDGVQGLGMLKLAEYLKDKYKVTVVAPEKERSAISHAITLHKPLRLKKVKEEDGLKIYAVNGTPSDCVKLGIEVVLEEKPDIIISGINEGLNLGTDILYSGTVSAAIEAAIYGIPAIAVSLAETADIEDRRIYKFLENLIEKVLEKGLPKNTLLNVNIPDFKKGIKGVKATILGKRIYIETFQKNYDPRGKEYYWMAGKISEIEKDERTDIVSVKEGYISITPIHFDLTEYNMINILNSWDIKIE; translated from the coding sequence ATGAAAATACTTCTTACTAATGACGATGGAGTACAAGGATTAGGGATGTTAAAATTAGCAGAATATCTTAAAGATAAGTATAAGGTAACGGTAGTAGCTCCTGAAAAAGAAAGAAGTGCTATAAGCCATGCTATAACTTTACATAAACCTTTAAGGCTTAAAAAAGTGAAGGAAGAGGATGGTTTGAAAATATATGCGGTAAATGGTACGCCCTCCGATTGTGTCAAATTAGGAATTGAAGTGGTGCTGGAAGAAAAACCTGATATTATAATTTCTGGCATTAATGAAGGTCTAAATTTAGGGACAGATATACTTTATTCTGGTACTGTTTCTGCGGCTATAGAAGCTGCAATTTACGGTATTCCTGCTATTGCAGTTTCCCTTGCAGAAACCGCTGATATTGAAGATAGGCGTATATATAAATTTTTGGAGAATTTAATAGAAAAAGTTTTAGAAAAAGGATTACCTAAAAACACATTATTGAATGTAAATATACCCGATTTTAAGAAGGGAATAAAGGGCGTAAAAGCTACAATACTCGGCAAGAGAATCTATATTGAGACTTTTCAAAAAAATTATGACCCAAGAGGGAAAGAGTACTATTGGATGGCAGGGAAAATTTCGGAAATAGAAAAGGATGAAAGGACAGACATTGTTTCTGTGAAAGAAGGTTATATTTCTATTACTCCAATTCATTTTGATTTAACAGAGTACAACATGATAAATATTTTAAACTCCTGGGATATAAAAATAGAATAA